One Aegilops tauschii subsp. strangulata cultivar AL8/78 chromosome 2, Aet v6.0, whole genome shotgun sequence genomic window, CCTCTCTTTTGGAACATACTCGTAGCATCACATGAGAAAGAGAAGGGATTGAAGGAGAACATGATGACAATTTCTCTTGCTGTTTACACACAACATACATGGAGGGAGAACAATAGCAAGGTCCATTACATAGTTTCAGTTGAATAGATTAGAAATGGACcaagttttttctttttttttaggAGCGGAGATGGACCAACTTGATGAACAATTGATTTATTTATAGAATAATAATGATGTTGTATTCTATTGGTCTGCTGCTGCATATACATGTGCTCTATCTGTTCTCTTTGTGCTGCTGCTTGCATGTCATGCACAGCGGTTTCCCAGCAGGCTGCAGGTCGGTACAAGAATCAATAACAAGGTGACTGCATTTAAAGAGTAAATCTTACCGAGCAACAAGCCCGGTTAGCTATCTTATACCTTGAAATTGATATTTGCAATCATACTTCATAAGAGTAAATCTTAGCAATATATTATTTCAGTTTCTAAATCCTGATCGTATGCTCTGTTTAACAGTTATAAATGCAGTATGAACATTCAGGGGAAAAGTACACTACCATCAACTATGATTAGTTACTAGATTTCTTTCTGAAGCGCAGGACCGTAGAAGTAGAACAACTGTTGTACGACATTTTCATATTAATAACAACGTAAAGATGTTTACAAAGAAACGAGAAAATGGGGCAGTTTATCCGATGCCAGTTTTAGCTAACATGTAGAGCTAAGTGTGACAGGAAATCATCAAGTTACACACAATGCTCTAGGCACTCTAGGTTTTTAGCTTTGACTCTGTGCTTCAAATCTTGCTGAGAAAGAATCTCCAAGAGTTTGTGCTAGGAACCTCACTTTTGAAAAAATTCCCATTTCTCTGATTCCAAATTTTCCAGCATCCAAGGATGATAATGTCCGTTGCAAATTTCTTGGGAGGAACTTGAGTGGCTAGCATAACGTCATCGTATAAAGAAATGCCCCTTTTCTTATGGTCAAAATAGTCAAACCAGCAATCCTATGTGAAGGTGCAATCCCAGAAGAGAAGCAAAGCGGTTTCGTCAGAGCTTTCATTGCAAAATACACGTTCATAGCGTTCCAAATGCATTGTTTTCATTTTGAGCAGATTTCTAGCATTGACTCTGTCATGAAGTAGTCCCTTCGttccaaaattcttgtcttagatttttcTACATACATATGTATCTATTCACCTAGCAGCCAGAAGAAGAGCCATTTGAACATAAATAAGAGTTTCATGACTGCCTTTTATCCACTTGTACACACGGCCCCGTCCAACTCAAACGGAAATATAAACAATAGAGAAAGCCCATTGTAAAGCCCACTCATGGCCCGTTCCTAGTCCTAGGTCCTAGCTTTAACTTCCCTTCCCGTGGTTAACGTGTGATTAGTTAGGCCGGCGATTGCGTTGTCGTGGTGCCGCCTCCTTCGCTTCGAACAGTTCTGGCGATCAGAGACTAGATCAAAGTGCGACGCCTTAGGCGTAGCAACTGCTTAGCCACGCCAGGAATTCGAGGATAATTCCTACACCAGGAAGGGCGCCGGCGCTATCCGGAAGCTCCTCAAGAATGCGGCCGGCAACGTCAAGAATGAACTGCAGCAGCTGGAGGCCGGCGTTGTTCTGATCATCAATCCTCCATCCCACTAATCAGTGTTTGCATTACTGACCATTGCCTACTAAATTCTCTCAACTATTGTCTTATACATGTTAAAATTGTACGTTAAATTAATTGTTTTGATTGTATGATCTTTTTCTTAATCGCGATTGGATGATCTTTGATGCTAATTCTAAGACTTGCAGTTCTAAAGAAACACGCAGCTGAACACCCTCAAAATTAATTTGAAGCAACCCTAGAAAAGATTAATTCAAAGTAAAATGGAAGGCGGCGTGCTTTGCATTGCATCATATAATCTACACTGAAACTTGAAAGGGGCAGCTAAGTTCTCTTCTGATGAAGATATTTATATTTTTTAATCTCAATGGCAACAGAGAGGCAATTTTAAACTAATTCAAATTTTGTATGTTTTATAGCACCAAAGGGACACATTGTTGTAATATTATGATAGTTCATCTTTCAAAAAGAAGTTCTTAATTATCAAGTAGGCTCGGCCCCCCCTATGCCCAAATCCTGGGTCCACCCCTGGTCAGGCAGATGGGAGAGTATGGTTAGGCAACAGGCCACATGAACCAATGTATTTTAGCTGGTATGGCTTTACAGAAAAACTCAGAAGGTTTTTAAATTTTTGAAATTTTTCAAAATAATTGTTTCACACAAGAATACTGAAAGCACATGCTTGAGTAAACATGGTGCAAACCACACATAACTTGGCTAAATGGCATAAAATTCAACTTGGGAATTTGAACAAATCTTGAAAGGTCGCCGATGCAATCTTTCTCATCCAAACACAGTTCACAACTGCAGATTATACATAGTTGGACCTCAGGCCTTAACTTCCTATGACTAGCTCTGATAAACTGACAGTGGCTACCTTTTTTACATTCCACGCATATTTTTTCTGTTTGGATCAGTATCTTTTATTCAACGCTGCTTAAAGTTCTGCCGTGTCGTCAAAACCCTCAAGCGTGCCCTCAGGAGATTCAGATCCTGATggcttagagcaactccaacgcgccgacccaaacggacgacGCTTCTGTctgctttttgtccgtttgggtcagTCGCCCGCTCGGCGTCCGCCCTGTTTATGATTTGGGTCGGTAGTGCGTCCAACGCCCGCGACCCATTTCATGTCCGCACACAAATTTGAAAAGGCCCGCGGCCATAGATCATGCCAGCCGCCATGCCGTCGTTCAAAGTTCATGTCGGCACCATGCCAGCGGCCGGCATACAATGTCAGCTCCAAAAAACACCACACAGTTCCATGTTGGCGCACTTGCCAGCGGCCGACACACATGCTAGCACACAAAAATGGGCGGGAAATTCAACCACGTCATCTCGGCCGTGGTCATGCCAGCACACTTGCCCGGCATGCAAAAAAGGGATGGCGGTCGCCGCCATAGATCACTCGTAGTCGAACATGAGCATGTCGGCCTACATCTTCTCGAACCACGGCCTCTTCCTCGACGATAGGTGTTGAGGtccaccttcatgatctccaccccCGTCATCATGCTAGTGAGAGTCACTTCTTTCGCCATGGTCTTGGCATTGACGACCTCGATCTCGaacatcttggcttgcttctTGGCCTCCATCTCAAGCATCTTCGCTTGCTTCTCCACCTCCATCTCAAGCCTCCTCCTTTGGACCTCCATGAAGACATTCATTTGCTCTTCCTTGTCTTGGCGGCACTTCTCCTCCCTTGAGTCCTTCTTGGTCATCATGCCCTCCACGGTTGCGAGCAAGGCGATCGACGCGGTATCCCGCTTGTCCTCcttcttggagttggtcttcCCCCACGGCCGTGGCTTCTCgccctccccaacctcctccaCGGCTTTCTTCCCCCCACGCGACATGAGGCCGGCATATTGCGCCTTGAACTTCTCCCCATTGATGACCATCCAACAATGGGAGAGGTTGAAGGACTTGCCTTCATGTTGGACCTTGAATGCCTCCAAAGTTTGGAATGCCTACAAATGAATAGCATCCAAGCATACGGGCAAATGGATATGCAAATGAACATGCATGCAAGCATAACGGGAATGGAAATAAAGAGGGTCGCATGCATACCATGTCTTGCATGCCGATGCCGCTCATGAAGCATGCCTTGATGCTCTCAAGGATGGCACaaaacttgttgcactcttgttgtATCACCCTCCATCGCTTCAAAATGGATACCCACCTGCGCGTGTTATGCATTTGGTACGCCGCAAACTTCTTGCGCTCATGGAACTCACGATGGATGCAAATCCAAAAGGTCGATGCCTTTTCTTCGGCGCCGACCTTGGGGTCTTGCCCAATGTCCCTCCAACACTCACAAAGGAGCTTGTCCTCGGACGGCGTGCATGCCTTCTTCCGCTTGCTCTTGCGCGTTGGCTTCGCCCCGGCGGCTTGGTTGGCGAGCTCCTTCTCGAACAAAGGCTCATCGTCGATGTCCATTTCATCCTCTTCCTCGACGTCGTAGTCCTCCGAGAACTCGTGGTCGAGCGGGAAGCCGTCCAGGCCGACCTGATCTTCCATGAAGGCGACGTGCATGGCAGCTTGATCATAGGTCGCCAGCGTGAACGGCCCTCGACCGTCTTTGCTTTGGGTCTCGTCGGGATCGTAGCTAGTCTCGGCGAGCGGTCGCCGCACCACCCTCGAAGATGATGCTCTCCATGAAACAGTTGGTCGTCTCGTCGTTGTCGGCCGCCGGCATTCTGTCGAACAGGTTGCGGGCGTCGGGGAGCACGTCGGCTGGCATCTCCCGCGCGTGTTTCCTCGCCCCTCAGATGACGAGGCGACGACCACCGCGTGGCGTTGAGGTCGATGGGCACGGGCGCGGGCGTGGAAGGCGCCACCATGCTCACCTCCGGCGAGCATTCCCCGGAGAGTCGGGAGGCTTGCGAGTAGACGTGGAAGCCGGGAATCGGGTGCATCGCCGACGCGCGGGGCGACTCTTGCAGCACCATCCGAGGAAACGTGGACGAGCCGGTGCTGGCCGCAACCACGGCGGCGTTGACGAGCCTGTGCTGGCCTAGGTTTAACCCTAGGTAGATCCTGCTGCGCGGGGGCGGCCGCGGCCGCTGCTTCGTCCCTTGCGTTCGCCGCGTGCCTCCGGCCCTTCCTCTTCGCCGACTCTGCGGCCCGCTCCTCGGGCgtcagctgcttcttcttcttgggcgtCGTGGCGGTCTTGCGGGGGCGCGGGGCTTGCCTTTGCCGGAGGGGGCGGAGGTGATGGCGGACAAGGCGAGGGAGGCAAGGCCGGCGGCGGCATCGAAGGCGTTGTCCATGGCGAGCGGCCAGGAGGGCGCGCGGGCGGGAGGGTTTTTGGTAAAGTGGAGGGAAATGGTGAACGCTTTGCCACCGACTAACGGCCAGAGGGAGTAGTTGGCGAGCGGCGCACGTGTCTGTCTCGTGTCCGTGCCCACACAAATGAGGCTCAAAATTGGGCCGTGAATGGGTCGGCGGATGAACGAAAAGCAGACGCGCGCGGCGCGTTGGCCCGACTTTTCTGTCCGCCATGACCCAAACAGACGCGCGCGGACaaaatgggtcggcgcgttggagttgctcttaccGAGGAGCAATGTCCCTCATAGTATTCACTGTCTCGCTGAATATTCCGAGCAGATAGGTTAGAAAGATGCATGTAGTTGACGGCAGCTGCTCTACGAAACGACTTATCTTACACCAGTTATTGGACAATCATCTCAAATGAAAGGCAGCGACGAACCAGTCTTGACTCCTTTCTGTATTCCACAAATCTACCAACACTTTAGCAGTTCTTACTCCAGCAGAAGATACTATCAAATTGTCAAATTTGACCATCCATAGCAGCCACATCATCCCCCGCGATCATTGGTAGCGATTAGCAGAGTAACAACAAGAACTTGGACAAGAATGGGAGGCCAGACATAAGCTGGTTATAAACATATTCAATTTATTTATCTATTCAGATTTGTACATGGGATGATGGGATGCCATTGGACAAATCAAACTACAGATCGATGTCATCACAGCCAGTAGACACTACCGATAGTAGCTGATGTCTTAGACAAAATGGGGAAAAAAATTCCTGAGCTTTTGAAGTATATAAGAAACATGTTCACAGATACAAGGAAGATGGTGACACTCACCGAACATGGCAGACTCACAACACACGAGCATCAAAGCAGAATATAACAACAACCCTACCAGCAGAGTACAGAACAAGACCACACCACAAAATCAGAGACTAACACCAAGAGATCAAGAAGATAGCGCCACGATCAGATGGCCATCTCCTCTCTTCCAAGACATTTTTCTTCTCCTTGAGCAGCTTGATGCAACACGGCCTTGATTAGTCGACCCCCATAGGCATTTGATTCCAAACCCTCCACAAATTCCAGGTTACACATCCCAAACCCAACACCATGATCAATCACCAGGTTCCCCTCCCTGGTGAAACCAACTCATAGAAGAAAGTTCAATGGAAACCCAAACAAATATTTCTTTTAAGCTAGACCACAAATCAAGATCTGTGATTAGCATTCTCCTTCACTTCACGGAAAGAAAATTAATCATTTCCTGGCCGGTGTCTATATGCCAACTTGAACTGCTATCGGAATGCCGTCTTTTAGTGCTATGGGGGAAGCCCACAAGATCTTATTTGGAAGGCAATTTGGCCTTCCGAACATCCATGTTCCTGGAATGAACCAGACCACCAAAAGTAAATTCTTCTGCATAGAGGATTAGATCATGTTTTATGAAGCCCCGACAAATACCATACAGTAGTTGAATTTCCTGCAATTCGAGCAAATCCCACTACTGAACTTCAACCTTTCCCAAACACCTTAGTTTCCAGTAACCTTGTCAGTAGCAACCGATGTATTCTCCTATAGTAAAGCCATCGTACAGATGCTGATATCCACGGTGCTTTGTCCCCTCGAGATGTCCTGCAGAATGTGTCAGCAGAGCACAAATACCACAGATTAGAGTTACTAATAGGAATCATATCTATTTGAACCATGTTATAGTTATCCGAATGCTCCAACCACAAACTTTAAGATAAGTTTTCAAAATGACCGCATGTATTTTCGCAAAATCAATTTAACCAAATTCTTTCCTAATTATGTATGTTTTTTTTTAACGGTGCTTTGTTCCTAATTATGTATGTTACTTATTCTTCAAGGAAGAATTATGTGCTACAAGAAATATCAAAGCCACGAAAAATGTTTTTGTTGGAATTAAACCAAAGATAAGTACGTGTAGCTAGTACTCTGTCAGAAACAAATCTAACAAATATGGGCCATACCACAACTATTTTCGGACCCAAAATATAGGCCGGTTTACAATTTTCTATGCACTTTGCCTAAACACTTCCCTGAAACCCCAACCCAATTACTCTCATGAATACGCTATCTTGATACCAGTACAGCCAAGGGAGGTAGAAGCAAATGTTCTCCAATTCATTACTGGTACAAAGTAACTGTCATCTACCCATGCCAGATTTGACAAAAAGAGTCTATGAGATGCATGGAAGAATCTACTACTGACCTAAAACCCTAATTACTCAAAAGTAGATAAAAGTGAACGACAATATTCTTCTCTGCTTTGTTGAGAGGGGTCGGCCCCTTTATATAGTCGAAAATACAAACTGGGGAACGTCCTCTAGGAGAGGGATGTTAAGCAAACGTTTTTTGATGACATTTTTAGGTGGTAGCAGATGGCAATTTCTGCCACAAAATTTTCTTCTTTCCAGAAACTGCCATGCCTCTCTGAAGAAATTGCCATGTCTCTCTGAAGAAACTGCCATAGAAAACATTCGCAAATGCAATCCCTCCCAGCGAGCGTTCGCTGACTATAGGCGTCCTTATATAATAGACAAAAGTTGACCAACAAGCCGGTTAATCTATTCAAACTCTAATACAATCTCTAAACTGACTAGACTCTTTCCTAACAAAGATGCTTAAGTGGCTTAGCTCAAGCCTTGTAACTTTGTATGTTGCCTTTGCTTAACTAATAAAAATTGCTGTGGGGAGATTGCCCTACAGTGTACAGTCAAGAAAAAAGATGCTTAATCAACTAGGACTCTAATTAAGGGACAAGACTCGAGGTTTGATGGGCTGATCCACATAACATCTCTCCCTTCCTTGAAAAACAGCTTGTCCGCAAGCTGTAGGTTGTCAATTGCCTCCCGGGGGCCTTGGGTGCTACCAGATGTCATGTGGAGCTATCTTGGTCGTCGTCATCAGCCTCGATGAAGAAGAGCCGCGCGCACCGGTGACCCCGATCCGCAAGCTGTAGGTTGTCAGTTGCCTCCCTGGGAGCCTGGGTGCTACCAGATGTGGAGCTTTCTTGGTCGTCGTCATCAGCCTCGATGAAGAAGAGTCGCGCGCACCGCTGACCCTGAACATAAATCTCATCGCAGTTGAAGAAAAGGCCTTGGCTGCGACGTTCTTCTAACTCAGCTGGAGTGAAGCGCCAAACCTGCCGTGGCGGGGTTGGCTCTGGAATGGTCGACAACAGAACAAGTGGTAGTGGCGCTGGCGGGGAAGGTATTGTAGCTGCGTTGGCCGTGGGAAGATTGGAGGGGCACAAGGGCCCTGTAGGACCAGAGGGCTGTTGTGATGGCGTTGTTGTCGGGAAATGCTTCTGCTCATAGGCCTTGGCGAAGGAGATGGCGGTATGTTGGTAAGATGGCCACTGAAGCTCGACGCCAATGTGAAGACCATCAGGCAGCCCTGCTGTGTACAGAAGCCGTTGTTGGGACGGTGCTAATGGCTCATTGTTGTGGCACATGAGAAATAGAAACCTGCTGGTCTAGTCGGCAACCAAGGAAGTGAACGGCAGACGTGCCAACTCACCCGAAAGATTGGCGTGAAGTGACGGCCCAAACTAAACATGGGAAGCTTCCTTGAACTGCTCCCATGTCGGCATGCCGAAATTGCCCTCGAGCTGTAAGTACCAGAACTGAGTGTCACTGGTGAGGTGGTAGGCTGCAGCTCAGACCTTGTCAGCTTCCTGCTCGCACCTATTTAGCGAACCAAGAGGATTGACCGAACCAGCATATGTCGCGAAGCCGAGCTTGTGGAAGCAAGGCACGCCTGAACCAGAACCTAATCCGAGGTGATTGTTAAGTAGGGGCAGAAGGGAGGTGATGGGCGAGGTGGGTCCATAGATGGGttgtggaggggggggggggggggggtgcagcCATAACGGCATATGAAATCGGTTGGCAGGTGGAGGCATGAAGGCGgtagaggcggcggcggcggtggcgatgGCCACGTTGGAGAAGGGGGCACCGGAGGTGCTGCTGGCGAGGGGAAGCACCAGGTCGCTAGGGTGGATGCGTCATGGGCAGCTGTTGCAGTCTATCTGAAGGTGGGGGCAGGGCCGGCAGCCGTCGCTCGAGTGCCGTCAAGCGCTGCACCAACCCGGCGAGGAGCACCTGGTCCTCCACTCGTCGGAGCGTGAAGGTCTCCAATTGCTTCGTGGTGATCTTCATCTGCCCCACAGCCTCGATTTCTTTGCCCGCCATCGAGATGGATCTCATACCAAATTGGAGGAATCTACTATGACCTAACCCTAATTACTCAAAAGTAGATAAAAGTAAACGACAATATTCTTCTCTGCTTTATTGAAAGGGGTCGGCCCCTTTATATAATAGACAAGACTTGACCAACAAGTCGGTAACACTATTCAAACTCTAACACGGCTTCAAAACTGACTCGACTCTTTCCTAAAAAAGATGCTTAATCAACTAAGACACTAATTAAGGGGTAAGACTCCACGTTTGATGGGCTGGTCCACATAACATGCATAATTGGGATCTCAAAAAGAAACATGCATAACTGCCATATAGGCGCTATGGCAGTAATCTACGACAAGTGATGTTGTTGCGAACCTTAAAACAACTAGTGCAAAAAATCAGTCTTCAGAACAGCTAGTTTGTTGCACAAGAAACAATCATGATTGCATTCCCTGGTTTGACTTGCTTtacaagaaggatggcaaagcaTATCAACAACATAAAGTAACTATCGACTGCTAAAAACACAAAGGAAGTTTACAGTAGCAACCTTACTACCTCATATGCTTGGCGGAGACAATAATGGTGGGAAGCCTCGATACAGGTGAGCATGCATCATTTTGTTCTTTGACACATACATCCTCTCAAGCAGCAATGTCTTGAGTTCCAATGCAAAATACTCTATATCCGGTCTCTGCTGTGAAGAGCTTCCAAACCAGGGCCAATCTAGCGAAATCCCTCTTAGGAGTAAGTACTCCTCATCCGCACCAATGATGCACCAGTGATAATTGGGCAACGGATGGTTTATCGTGCTGTGCTGCCACTCTTTGGTGCCTTTACTTTTGTTTCGCCAAACCTTACAGTAGAAGTCTAACGTGCGCATACCAATATTTAACAACCCAATCATACCTTCTCCTGCTTCCACAATGGCGAGCCTTCCCCCATGACTGTTGGGCGGGAGATCTATAATGGTGAATTTCATCTCACGTGTGTCAAGCATGAGCAGTTTGTCCATCCATTCTAACACCCAACAGAAACAACCGTGTGCATAATGGCGCCGATGCAGTCCACATCGTGCATACAATGCATCCACAACTTCATTGGACAAAGCGCCCAAACCATGGTGTTGAATACTAACCCATTTACCAGTGTGTGAAGAGAAGATGAAGACAGCAACCTTGTTTTCGCACAGCACCTTGCAGATCACTTTGAACGACGATTCATCCGCCCGCACATCGTCACTGGCCGGAGCAAAGAAGGGCTCGAAATCTAACATGCCACAGTGCTGGACGGAGTCCGCTAGGTCTTCAGGGACGGGTGG contains:
- the LOC109787212 gene encoding uncharacterized protein, which translates into the protein MSSQLPTPPPPDADDPPCAPNSDAPPSPPQLQVSLPDDILEEILLRLSTAADLARASTSCTSFRHVVAPRSFARRYRSLHKAPVLGFLRADFYAAQSPHPSAPVANALAQAADFAFSFLPNPACWSPRDVRDGRVLFSAVSVSEGRGDFIDATSNTFVDLVVCDPLSRRCIQIPPVPEDLADSVQHCGMLDFEPFFAPASDDVRADESSFKVICKVLCENKVAVFIFSSHTGKWVSIQHHGLGALSNEVVDALYARCGLHRRHYAHGCFCWVLEWMDKLLMLDTREMKFTIIDLPPNSHGGRLAIVEAGEGMIGLLNIGMRTLDFYCKVWRNKSKGTKEWQHSTINHPLPNYHWCIIGADEEYLLLRGISLDWPWFGSSSQQRPDIEYFALELKTLLLERMYVSKNKMMHAHLYRGFPPLLSPPSI